TGCGCAGAGAACTTTTTTGTCGCCGACTTCTTCACGAATCTCACGGATCTGATCTTCAATAAAAGTTTCCATCGACCAGTTACCTTCACATTGACAAACTTCATAAAGGAAATTGCGGATCATTTCATTACCGTGTACAGAGTGGCGAACCTCAGGGTGGAACTGCACCGCATACAGCTTCTTCTCTTCATTACTCATCGCTGCAATCGGAGCGGACTCCGTACCAGCATCCAGTTTAAACCCGGATGGCAGGGAAACCACATGGTCGCCATGACTCATCCATACCGTTTGCTTCAACTCCAAACCTTCTACCAATGTAGTGCCTGCATTAAACTCCAGATCAGCTTTGCCGTATTCGCGCTTTGAAGAACGCTCAACTTTGCCGTCCAGCTGTTGTGCCATCAGCTGCATACCGTAGCAAATTCCGAAGATCGGAAGTCCAAGATCGTAGATAGCTGGATCTACATGCGGTGCATTTTCTGCATACACACTGGATGGACCGCCGGAAAAGACGATACCCCGTGGTGAGAGTTCTTTGATTTTGTCAACTGGCGTGTTGTAAGGCAAGAGCTCACTGTACACACCAAGATCACGAATGCGTCGTGCTATTAATTGATTATACTGTCCACCGAAGTCCAAGACGACGATGATTTCATTAGGTTTATTCATTACCGGGCCTCCCTTGATTATTGAGATTAATTATACGCAACCCCAATTCATACCGTCAAGAAAGGGGAGGTGTAGATTTCATACCAGTTTTTTGGCAATCGTACGGCATTGGCGTAAATAGAGTCTCTTTTCGGTTCGGGAAAGCGGTTCTTCCTTATACGCGGCTCTTTCCCAAAGGCTTGCAAACAACTGAATTTCCGAACGCAGATCTTCATTATCGATGTTTAAGGATTGTATGTATTTTCTAATCGTAATGCCGGTTTCAATAGCCCCATACTTCTTCTCAAGCTTCTTCCATAGCTTAGCCGATACTGCGGTCAATTTATCCCGTTCTGTAACAGGTACAGCAAACGAACGCACAGCAGAGAACACCGTTTTCCTCCGCACCAGCGCTAATACGGCAACAATCAGGATCGGTAATAGTACCAATACAAAAATGGCGGCTGTCATAAGCTGTGCATCTGTAATCCATGCCTGAATAGAATTCGCTATCATTTGAATCATTTCAGTAAGCCGCCAAGGCGTATCCGAAGGTACTCCCGAAGATGTCTCTTGTGGGGAAACAGCATCAAGCCCGGCGTTGAACCCTGGCGTAGGATCAATAGCAGCCCATCCCTCTCCGGGAAAATAAACTTCAACCCAGGCGTGAGCCTCTTCCTGAGTAACCCGATACGAATCTGTTGTACCGTTAATTTTCTCACCAGGAGCAAATCCCATGACATAACGGGCAGGGATACCCTGGGTCCGCAAAAGAACCACCATCGCCGTTGCAAAATGTGTGCAATAGCCTTCCTTAGCATCAAACAAAAAATGATCGGTAAAGTCCCGTCCAGCCGGAGGGACTTTCGTTTTCAGCGTATAGGTATACTCTTGTTCTAAATAGGATTCGACAGCCATTGCCATTTCATACCTGCCAGTGATCCCTGCCGTAATATCTTTTCCCAGATCACGCACCCGCTGCGGCAATGAATCCGGAAGCTGCAAATAGGTTTTTGCAATCGGTTCCGGATCGGGTTGGTCAGAACGGAGTTGAAGTCTCTCACGAGGGGTCTGCAACCTTGTCTCTAACGTGTAACTGGATATACCGGGGCTTGCTTTTTGGAACCTAAGACTACCGGACTCAGAATCAGCCATGATCCCGGACTCCAGCTTCTTCTCGTCATTTCCTTGAACTCCAATAATTCTCGTAATTAATCCCCCTGAAAAGAGAGGAAGACCCGCAGAAGGTGGAGCTGCCAAAGTAATTTTCTGAACGATTTCATTGGTTGGAATAACCGTCTGTTGCGGTAGCATGCCGCTTAAATCCTCAGCTATTTCAACGCTGGTTCCCGCCATATCTCCAGCAATCCATCGTCTTCCGTCATAATACTGAAGTGCCTCACCTCTCCAGTATGTAGGCACAGACGTTTCCCCCGTGAAGAAAAGATCCTGGCTTATCGTCAGCGGTCCTCCCATCTCTTGTGCCAATGAATCGTATCCGGTCAGACTTACACTTTCGGCCGGCGCATCTTTGCCTGACAACCCTGAGGACCAATCCTGAAGCTTATCAGTTATAGCGGCAATCGTAAGGCCGGAGCCAGTCCGTGCAGGCACAAAATCTCCTCCTGCGCGTATCAGGCTTGTAAGAGCAGCTGTCAGGAGAATTACACATAAACTCCAGCGTAAGATGACCGCCATTGGACGTTTCGGTTTAACTCCGAGAACTTCAAAGCCCGTCTTCGCACTCTCTTCACTCTTCAGCCTAAGAAATAACATCAGGCCTTGTGTGGTTAGAATGAAGCAGGTTGCCCTGAACATATCATCATACACAGGCTGCTCAAGACCCGATTCCAACGCAGCCAAATAGACAATGGTTGCCCCCCCGAACAACCACACCGTCCTGCGATATAAAGCCAGCATGTACACCGCTGACACCATAATCCCCCATCCGAGAAGCAGTACGAGTACTCTCGTCTCCTCACTAAGTTCACTGAACTGCCATGTACCTAAACTTAAAACCGTATTCGTATCTTGAGGAAGGACGTCTTGCACATATCCGAGAAACCACGTGAATGGATCGTTAGAGTCAAACAGCCGCCCCCATAATAGCAGGACGATACAAGCATTTAACGGAAGCCACACCCACTCCCGTATTGTAAAAAGTCCCTGCAGCAGCAAAAAAGCGGCCAGTATGAACAGTGTCTCCAGCATAAGATCATCATCGCCACCCAGTCCCTGTAGGGGGAGGAGCCACCCCGTAAGTAATCCGAATATCGGCAAGCTAATGAACAGCCTCATGGCTAGCGGTCCTGGTGAAGGGCGGAATACCATGCGTAATCCTGTGGATGCTCTGTCTGATGAATTACCCGGGTTAACGAGTAAGCTGCTGATATTTTCCATCCCCGTCACCCCCTCCCCCGCTGGTTGTGATTTCGTATAACTTTTCACCGGATATGTACAACAATCGTCCACCAGCACGGAAATACGGGTCTTCCGATACTTCTCCCATATGTCCCGGCTGTAGCATCCCTCCGTGGGCGTACTGATCCAGCGCCAGTTCAGGAGTAGGCTTTATACTCGTTACCGGAATTGGACTAGTGCAATAGATGCTCACTTTTCTTCCCGAAGACAGTATTTGAATGGCCGATTTCATCAAAGCCGGATTTATCGTTCCCGTTACAACGTGGAGTTCGGTTGTGTGGTCCTCATCAGCTGCAGCTCTCTCCAAAATGTCAACAGCCGTGCCATTGCCGGGTTGAGACGGGACGGAGGCCAGCGGGATCAGCATATCATAGTCCTCACCCCGCGTTCTTTCAGGCCGAACGGATGATCGGCCCATTCCTCCGATCCACAGGGACGGTGTTCCAAGAGTCACGGCCGAAGAGTACAGCAACCCTGCTGAAGCTGCAATAGCATCTTCAAAAGATGTATCGAGCTTTGACCCCACAGAATTCGGGTATCCGTCTTGTGATGTGATCAAAATAATACATCTGTCAATATTCCGCCCCGGTTGAGGAAGAAAAGTCTGCAACTTACCGAGACGGGCGGAGTTTTTCCAATGAATTCGGTTTAAGGAATCACCCGGTATATAATCTCTTAACCCGTGTCCCGGAAGAGCGAATTGTGAAGGACGATGTACGCTATCAACTTCTTCATCCGATCCGTGGGAAAGGTTAAGCATACCTCGCATGCTCAGCGGTCGTGGCAGAACGATCAGTCCTGCAGGGTTTACAACCGTTCTGCCTGAGCGAAACCATCCAAACAGATCTCCCCATTCGATAGATGAATCAATAGACGGCCAGTTTCCTCTCTTCAAGTTTCTGAGTGAATAGGAATAGCTGACAGAACGTCGAAACCCGGGAAACCACAGCTTGCGGACGGTAAACTCTCCGATCCGGTCCGTTAGCATGATCCATGGCAGCGGCATCCAGGATTTAAATTGAATGGTAACCGTGATTTCCGCTTCCTCTCCAGCGTACAGGCAGGTAGGCGATATGTCTCGCTGAACAGCGATGTTCGAGGGGCCGAACCCTTGTAGAAGCGCTCCGTTAAGAAGTATTGCAGAGCAAAGCCACCAAAGAAACTGCAATGACTGGCCGCCTAGCCAAACGTACAGTCCCCAGCTTGCTAGCCATATACACAGCGCCCTCCCCCACTCCAGTCTACGACTGTTCACATCCGGCCTCCCTTTCGACTGCGCTGCCGCGGAAGCTCAAACAACTTGATCAGCGTCTCTATCGTTTCCAGCTGCCCTAATCCCGTTGCACGTGCATCATGGGTCAAGTGAATCCGGTGGGCTAACACAGGACCCGCTACCCGCAGACAATCATCCGGAATAACGTACATACGCCCTTCCATAAAAGCAGCCGCCTGGGATGCCCGCATCCAAGCCAAGGTTCCCCGCGGGCTGATTCCAAGCCGCACACCCTTTTGCCTTCGTGAAGCATCGGCCACTGCAACCAAATATTTTTTAATGCTCTCATCGACAAAAACCCGAGCCGCCATCCGCTGCATAGACACCATTTCCGAGCCTGCCATTATCGGCTTAACGCTTTCTATAGGACTCCGATTGTATCCTCGTTCAAGCATTAACATCTCGTTCTCAATTCCTGGATAACCAAGAGACAAGCGCATTAAAAATCGATCCATCTGCGCTTCCGGCAAACGGCTCGTTCCTTCAAACTCATACGGGTTCTGTGTTGCTAGCAGGAAAAATGGTGAAGGAAGTGGATAGCTCCTGCCATCCACCGTAACCTTACCTTCTTCCATAGCTTCGAGCAGTGCCGATTGAGCACGTGGTGAAGCACGATTAATCTCATCCGCCAATACGATGTTTGACAGCACCGGACCGGGCCGAAATTCAAACTCACCGATGTGAGGATAATAAACCGAAATCCCTGTAATATCCCCCGGCATCAAATCATATGTAAATTGAATTCGTCCAAAATCACAACCGAGACAAGCAGCAACAGAACGCACAAGCATGGTCTTTCCTACTCCGGGCACATCTTCCAACAGCACATGCCCTCCCGCCAGCATGGCTATAAACGTCAATCGAATCTGCTCTTCATGACCGACAATAACACCGCCAACCCGTTTGATTACTCTTTCCAACAGTTCAGGAGCCCACTCCGGATATGGAGTCTCTTCCTGATAAATAGATGAACTGAACAATGGCTTCAAACCTCCGCTTCCCGTTCATTTCCTCTCCTGCTCATTACGCAGAGAGGTTAGGAGAAACTATTCTATGAATAGGTTTTCCAAGAAAGCGGAAAGATAGACTCCCCGGCGGCTTCAAAAAAAAAACGAGCCTCGACTGAGGCTCGTTTGATTTATGTCTTAATTACTGCCAATCGGCTTAGTAAGCCAGTGTGAACAGACCTTTGATGTGGGACAAGTAACGAAGGTTACTAGCTTCCTTCATCATCGTTGCAGGCAGACCTTTAAGCTGAGTTTTGTTGGCACCGATCGTTCCGATCGCGTCCTTGCGACCCAAGCTTCCCAGTGTACCAGAGAACACAGGGATGAACGAAGCCAAAGCTCCGCCTTTGGTATAGGCGTACATATTGTAACCAGCAAGTTCGCCCATCTGCCAAGCTAACTGTGCAGTCGGAGGATAAGGACGTCCTTCTGGACCCATAACTACCGCACTGTCACCAGCCAGGAATACATCCGGATGGGATGTGGACTGAAGGAACTCGTTAACTACGGCACGGCCGCGGTTCACTTCAATACCGCAGTTCGCAACCACAGAATTTCCTTGTACGCCGCCAGTCCATACGAGCGTGCTCGTTTCGAATGTGCTTCCGTCTTTCAGTTCAACCGTTGTACCATCCATTTTCGTGATCGGAAGACCCGTCAGGAATGTTACACCGCGGTTTTGAAGACTTGTCGTTGCACGATCAACCAGCTCAGCTGGGAAGCCTGGCAGGATCGAAGGTGCAGCCTCAACGCAGTACAGATTGATCTCTTCAGGAGAGATGCCGTATTTACGGGCAAGCTCAGTCTTCATGTCAGCATACTCACCGACAAGTTCAACACCAGTCAAGCCGCCTCCGCCAACAACGATAGTAGCGTCAGCTTTGTTTTTCGTTTTGCTGTATTCTGCAATACGGCTTTCCACATGTGCACGCAGGCGGTTAGCGTCATTAACAGATTTGAGGATAAAGCTGTTTTCCTGAAGTCCGGGAATGCCAAAAAATGCGGTTTCACTGCCCAAAGCGACAACCAGCATGTCGTAAGTGAATTGGCCTCCACCTTCCAATGACACGGAACGCTCATCCGGCTTAATTTCCTTTACCGTACCGATGCGCAGATCGACGTTAGCATCGCGGAGCAGTTTATCCAGTGGGAGGGCAACGGCCTTCTCCGAGATGTTACCTGCAGCCAGACGATGCAGTTCTGTAATGATCTGATGAGTCGGGAAACGGTTAACCAATGTAATTTTAGCGTCATTCACGCCGAAATGCTCCCGGGCAGAAAGAGCGCTCAGCAGTCCGCCATAGCCTCCGCCCAAGATTAATATGTGTTTAGACATGACCATCCTCCGTTCTTCAAATAATTATTGAGAATTAACGCTTGTTCTGTTGGTCGCGTTCGTTCATAACGTCCATAAAAGCCTGTGCATAGCGCAGACCTTTTTGAACTTGAGGGTCTTTCAGCATCTTCATCAGACCGAATACGCTGATTGCTCCCTGATCATTCTGATTGTGCACACGGTCTCCGGCTTCGATCGCTGCGGAAGTTACACTCTTCAGCGTATCTGTTACAGGCTTCGTAAAGCCAGTCAGCGAGGCCATAGTGTCTTCTGCAAGTACTGGATCGGTGGCTACCGATTTACCGAAATCATATGCTTTCGTGAAGAACGTAAGCATTTCAGTAAGCTTCGGAAGATTGTCCACGAGAATAGTCAGCGATTCCTGAACTTCCGGCTTCATCAATTGGTCGAACACATCGAGGCGGTCCGTCATCGGAGCTCCTAGATTTTCAGCAACAGTCTCCGAAGCTTCGGATTGTTGCGGACGGGATGTTTCTGTCATTAGAATTGCCTCCTTTACTTTAAATGAGTTCCCAAGAAGAACTTGGCGGCGATTTGAACCGATTAGTTGTAATTTTAGGATAACCGGTAGCTATTATGCATCACTGTCAAAAGTGAGAACTTCCGTTATTCTCTATCGCCAAAATAAAGCAGGGGGAACAATTCCCCCTCCCTTATTAAAACACGTCCGTTGGGATTGTGATAAATATCTCTAACATCTATTAGTCTATAACTTGTGTAACATAATTACAAACACAAAATACGATTATTTTGTCTATAAAGTTACAATTCTGTATACGTCACCGCCTGAAACGACATCCTTTACAGGATGACCGGATATTTCTAAAACATCCCGGATCGGCACCCAGACCGTATGACCGATAAATTTAACTTCTGATACAGCCGTTTTTCCGCGGATTCCGCTCAACGTCATTGTTCCCTTGATAGGGTCGGCCTCCCAACGAGCATCTGTCAAGGATACTTGAACCGTCCTACTCTCAGCTTTCCAAAATACACCTCCCCCGAGCCGCTCAACAGCCGACCTCAGAGGAACCATAAATTTCCCATTCTCCATACGGTATTCTCCGGGAGCAAATTCAGTCGCAAGTCCGCCCATGTCCACAGCCAGCGTCCTGCCCTGTTTAAACAATGCCGCATTATGTGCCACATTCTCCGCAATCCACCGACTTCCCGGCTGTTCTTGTTTCGTCTTTACATTGCTATGAAGCTTGAACTGAACAGGCTCCATCTCCGGCGTCAGGACATCAAAGTTATACCCCTTCTCTTTATAAAAAGCGATGATACCAGGGAGCGCCTTCACCGTTTCCTCATGTCCTGCCCCATCATGCAGCAGTACGATCGCCTCATTACCGCTTACAGGGGTTGTTGCTCCTTTTAAAATCTCCTCTGCAGGAACTCCTCTACGTTTAGAATCACCACTGTCCACATTCCAATCAAACACCTGATACCCTCCCTGCTTCAACAGTCGGAAGTAGGTTTCGTCAAATTTGCCTGCCGTCCCGCCCGGAGCTCTTACAAGCTGCGGCCTGACTCCAGTAATGAGCCTAATAGTCTCTTCGGTTTGTTTGACCTGTCTCCAAAACTCTTGAAACTTCTCATAGAGTTTGTTGTATTCGTGATTATATGTATGATTGCCAATAGCATGGCCCTCTTCAAATATTCTTGCAATCAACTCCGGACGAACAGCAGCCTGCTCTCCAAGCACAAAAAACGTAGCTTTTATTCCCGATTTTTTCAATATATCAAGCACCTCTCCAGTGAGTCCGGAAGGACCGTCATCAAAGGTAAGGTACACTGTTTTAGCAGAATGTTTCTTCTCTTTAACAGCAGTTGCAGGCGCTAAGACCGACTTCGTCGATACGCTTACAGCACCACTGTATACTGTTGCTTCAGATGCGTTATGTACTTCTGCTGTAAAAGGCGCTGCCTCTGCCATATCCTCAGCCAATGATACATTTATCAAAGAATGTCCTGGCTGAAGGGAGGTCATGAAACCGGTCAAAATAAGAACTGCTGCCAGAACGAATAACAGTGCGATTCGAGTAATGATTACAACGTTTTTATACATATAAACTACCTCCACCATTTCTATGAGTTCGGTTTGGCTTTCTGATAGATTATATGGAGAGCTATTCAAAAAAAGACTAGAATCTTTATTAAAGAGTTTGGCCCGCCGCGGCGAGGATCTTTCCCTACATAAAAAGCGGTCCCCATGGCCTGTACAGGCATGATGCGGGACCGCTTTTTATATGATTAGATTATGACTGTACAGCTTGAAGCACCTCTTCGGCATGACCGGCAACCTTTACTTTGCGCCATTCCTTTACAAGCCTACCTCTTTCATCGATTAGAAATGTGGAGCGGACAATGCCTTCAAATTCGCGTCCGTACATCTTCTTCAGCTGCCATACGCCGAACAAAAGACTGACCGTATGATCCTCGTCGGATAGTAACAGAAAAGGAAGGTCATACTTTTGAATAAACTTATGATGCGATTTGAGTGGATCTGCGCTTATGCCAAGGACAACAGCCCCTGCTCGCTCAAGCTCCCCGTAGTTATCTCGGAAGCTGCATGCCTCGTTGGTACATGCGGGTGTCATATTTTTTGGATAAAAATATAAAACGACCTTCTTCCCCCGGAAATCACTTAGAGAAACGCGCTCTCCGTTCGAGGCTGGGAGGGTGAAGTCTGGAATTTCACTGCCGATCTGTACTTGAATTTGAGTCATTTTTGCAAGTTCATCTCCTTGTGGGACGAGGTTTTTGCCCGTAAAAATTGATTGTCTTTTCAAAAAAAATTATAATGGAATGAATGCGGATTTTTCAAATGTAATACCAAATTATTCATCAAGCGTAATCCGAAAGGAAGAACTCAATGAACAAAAGAACAAAAAAGACAATTATATGGACCGTAAGCATTATTATTGCCGGTATTCTAGGCTATGGAACTTATTATGTTTCATCCATCTACAGCGGTCTTGAAGGTCTGCAAAAGAAAGGGGAAGCCTCTCCTTTCCGGGAGATTGAAAAGGTCGATGCCAAAGCACCGGAGCCCCCAAAATGGGAAGGAACAGAACCTGTTAACATTTTGCTCATGGGTGTGGATGCCCGCGGTTTTGAAGAAGGCGAGATTCCGCGTTCGGACAGTATGCTCGTTGCTTCAATCGATCCAGTCCAAAAGAAAATACATTTGTTCTCCATCCTCAGAGATACATATACAGAAATTCCCGGACACAGCCAGAACCGGATTAACACCGCCATCACCCATGGTCCTAACACGGCTATGAAGGCTGTCGGAGATCTGCTCGGCATTCCTATTCAATACTATGTGTACACAGACTTTCAGGGCTTTATGAAGCTGGTGGATTCCGTCGGCGGCGTAGAATTTTACGTAGAAAAAGACATGAAGTATTCCAGTAAGGCTGACAAGAACGAGTACGACATCGATTTGAAGAAAGGCATGCAGCATCTTGATGGCAATAAAGCGCTGCAATATGCACGTTTCCGTTATGACAAAATGGGCGATTTCACCCGTACGGAACGTCAGCGCGAACTGATGAAAGCTGTAGGCAAAAAAATGCAGTCCACCACGTCCATCATGAAGATGCCGGAGATTCTGAACGCGGTAAGTCCTTATATTGATACCAATATGGACGTCAATGATATGTGGAAACTTGCTAATGTAGCATATCAGAGTAAAATGAAAGGCAGCGAACAAGTTCCCCCAATGAAACTGTTGGTTGAAGCCAATATCGGCGGCGCTGCGGTTCTGACTGTGAAAGATCCGGGTACACTGAAACAGTATGTCCAAGATGTGCTGAATTCTCCAGTGTCTGAATCCGAAACAAACAACAGTGATACAGAATCGGGTAAACAGAGTGATAAACAGGATGCAAAAACCACGAATAATGCCGGTCTATCCTCGGATTCCAACTGACCTTCGCAACATAACTAACATCTTATAACAAGATCAGGACAGGCCGCGAATCGCAGCCTGTCCTGATTCATGAAGAAAGGAACTCTAAAAATGTCTAAATCTAGAAAACGATCGGAAGTATTGTACCAAGAAGCGCTTCAGCATATCGTCGGCGGCGTCAACAGCCCCTCCCGTTCTTTTAAAGCAGTGGGTGGCGGCGCACCTGTGTTTATGAAACGTGCAAAAGGCGCCTACTTCTGGGACGAAGATGGTAACCAGTACATTGACTATTTGGCCGCTTACGGCCCGATTATTACCGGACATGCCCATCCACATGTGACTAAAGCAATTACGGCAGCGGCCGAGAACGGTGTTCTCTATGGTACACCAACGGAACTGGAGATTACGCTAGCTAACATGTTGAAAGAAGCCATCCCTTCCCTCGACAAAGTCCGGTTCGTCAATTCTGGCACAGAAGCCGTGATGACTACGATACGTGTTGCGCGTGCATATACAAAGAGGAACAAAAT
Above is a window of Paenibacillus uliginis N3/975 DNA encoding:
- a CDS encoding NAD(P)/FAD-dependent oxidoreductase, producing MSKHILILGGGYGGLLSALSAREHFGVNDAKITLVNRFPTHQIITELHRLAAGNISEKAVALPLDKLLRDANVDLRIGTVKEIKPDERSVSLEGGGQFTYDMLVVALGSETAFFGIPGLQENSFILKSVNDANRLRAHVESRIAEYSKTKNKADATIVVGGGGLTGVELVGEYADMKTELARKYGISPEEINLYCVEAAPSILPGFPAELVDRATTSLQNRGVTFLTGLPITKMDGTTVELKDGSTFETSTLVWTGGVQGNSVVANCGIEVNRGRAVVNEFLQSTSHPDVFLAGDSAVVMGPEGRPYPPTAQLAWQMGELAGYNMYAYTKGGALASFIPVFSGTLGSLGRKDAIGTIGANKTQLKGLPATMMKEASNLRYLSHIKGLFTLAY
- a CDS encoding DUF1641 domain-containing protein; the encoded protein is MTETSRPQQSEASETVAENLGAPMTDRLDVFDQLMKPEVQESLTILVDNLPKLTEMLTFFTKAYDFGKSVATDPVLAEDTMASLTGFTKPVTDTLKSVTSAAIEAGDRVHNQNDQGAISVFGLMKMLKDPQVQKGLRYAQAFMDVMNERDQQNKR
- a CDS encoding polysaccharide deacetylase, coding for MYKNVVIITRIALLFVLAAVLILTGFMTSLQPGHSLINVSLAEDMAEAAPFTAEVHNASEATVYSGAVSVSTKSVLAPATAVKEKKHSAKTVYLTFDDGPSGLTGEVLDILKKSGIKATFFVLGEQAAVRPELIARIFEEGHAIGNHTYNHEYNKLYEKFQEFWRQVKQTEETIRLITGVRPQLVRAPGGTAGKFDETYFRLLKQGGYQVFDWNVDSGDSKRRGVPAEEILKGATTPVSGNEAIVLLHDGAGHEETVKALPGIIAFYKEKGYNFDVLTPEMEPVQFKLHSNVKTKQEQPGSRWIAENVAHNAALFKQGRTLAVDMGGLATEFAPGEYRMENGKFMVPLRSAVERLGGGVFWKAESRTVQVSLTDARWEADPIKGTMTLSGIRGKTAVSEVKFIGHTVWVPIRDVLEISGHPVKDVVSGGDVYRIVTL
- a CDS encoding AAA family ATPase; its protein translation is MFSSSIYQEETPYPEWAPELLERVIKRVGGVIVGHEEQIRLTFIAMLAGGHVLLEDVPGVGKTMLVRSVAACLGCDFGRIQFTYDLMPGDITGISVYYPHIGEFEFRPGPVLSNIVLADEINRASPRAQSALLEAMEEGKVTVDGRSYPLPSPFFLLATQNPYEFEGTSRLPEAQMDRFLMRLSLGYPGIENEMLMLERGYNRSPIESVKPIMAGSEMVSMQRMAARVFVDESIKKYLVAVADASRRQKGVRLGISPRGTLAWMRASQAAAFMEGRMYVIPDDCLRVAGPVLAHRIHLTHDARATGLGQLETIETLIKLFELPRQRSRKGGRM
- the bcp gene encoding thioredoxin-dependent thiol peroxidase, translated to MTQIQVQIGSEIPDFTLPASNGERVSLSDFRGKKVVLYFYPKNMTPACTNEACSFRDNYGELERAGAVVLGISADPLKSHHKFIQKYDLPFLLLSDEDHTVSLLFGVWQLKKMYGREFEGIVRSTFLIDERGRLVKEWRKVKVAGHAEEVLQAVQS
- a CDS encoding LCP family protein encodes the protein MNKRTKKTIIWTVSIIIAGILGYGTYYVSSIYSGLEGLQKKGEASPFREIEKVDAKAPEPPKWEGTEPVNILLMGVDARGFEEGEIPRSDSMLVASIDPVQKKIHLFSILRDTYTEIPGHSQNRINTAITHGPNTAMKAVGDLLGIPIQYYVYTDFQGFMKLVDSVGGVEFYVEKDMKYSSKADKNEYDIDLKKGMQHLDGNKALQYARFRYDKMGDFTRTERQRELMKAVGKKMQSTTSIMKMPEILNAVSPYIDTNMDVNDMWKLANVAYQSKMKGSEQVPPMKLLVEANIGGAAVLTVKDPGTLKQYVQDVLNSPVSESETNNSDTESGKQSDKQDAKTTNNAGLSSDSN
- a CDS encoding transglutaminase domain-containing protein, with the translated sequence MENISSLLVNPGNSSDRASTGLRMVFRPSPGPLAMRLFISLPIFGLLTGWLLPLQGLGGDDDLMLETLFILAAFLLLQGLFTIREWVWLPLNACIVLLLWGRLFDSNDPFTWFLGYVQDVLPQDTNTVLSLGTWQFSELSEETRVLVLLLGWGIMVSAVYMLALYRRTVWLFGGATIVYLAALESGLEQPVYDDMFRATCFILTTQGLMLFLRLKSEESAKTGFEVLGVKPKRPMAVILRWSLCVILLTAALTSLIRAGGDFVPARTGSGLTIAAITDKLQDWSSGLSGKDAPAESVSLTGYDSLAQEMGGPLTISQDLFFTGETSVPTYWRGEALQYYDGRRWIAGDMAGTSVEIAEDLSGMLPQQTVIPTNEIVQKITLAAPPSAGLPLFSGGLITRIIGVQGNDEKKLESGIMADSESGSLRFQKASPGISSYTLETRLQTPRERLQLRSDQPDPEPIAKTYLQLPDSLPQRVRDLGKDITAGITGRYEMAMAVESYLEQEYTYTLKTKVPPAGRDFTDHFLFDAKEGYCTHFATAMVVLLRTQGIPARYVMGFAPGEKINGTTDSYRVTQEEAHAWVEVYFPGEGWAAIDPTPGFNAGLDAVSPQETSSGVPSDTPWRLTEMIQMIANSIQAWITDAQLMTAAIFVLVLLPILIVAVLALVRRKTVFSAVRSFAVPVTERDKLTAVSAKLWKKLEKKYGAIETGITIRKYIQSLNIDNEDLRSEIQLFASLWERAAYKEEPLSRTEKRLYLRQCRTIAKKLV
- a CDS encoding DUF58 domain-containing protein produces the protein MNSRRLEWGRALCIWLASWGLYVWLGGQSLQFLWWLCSAILLNGALLQGFGPSNIAVQRDISPTCLYAGEEAEITVTIQFKSWMPLPWIMLTDRIGEFTVRKLWFPGFRRSVSYSYSLRNLKRGNWPSIDSSIEWGDLFGWFRSGRTVVNPAGLIVLPRPLSMRGMLNLSHGSDEEVDSVHRPSQFALPGHGLRDYIPGDSLNRIHWKNSARLGKLQTFLPQPGRNIDRCIILITSQDGYPNSVGSKLDTSFEDAIAASAGLLYSSAVTLGTPSLWIGGMGRSSVRPERTRGEDYDMLIPLASVPSQPGNGTAVDILERAAADEDHTTELHVVTGTINPALMKSAIQILSSGRKVSIYCTSPIPVTSIKPTPELALDQYAHGGMLQPGHMGEVSEDPYFRAGGRLLYISGEKLYEITTSGGGGDGDGKYQQLTR